tctttgtttcgtaaaaacaaaaagaaagaagcgaTGGTCTCGGAACTTAATGAAcgtttggaaaataaaaacgaTAAGccattttattatttggtcATAGAGTCATAGTCTGATAAAGAAAGGAGACgtatttatatgaattttgggcGTTTGTCGATGTCACAGTTGGATAGCTTAGCGTGCAAGATAAGCAATTTGAGTCAGCTAAGGCAGTTTCATGCGCAGCTCATTCAAAATTCCCTCCACCACCATAGCCAATGGGCGTCACTGCTCATCTCCCAATGCACACGCCTCCGTGCGCCGCCACCCTATACCCGTCTCATCTTCGATTCCACACCTCGCCCCGATATCCATGTCTTCATCTCTATGCTCAAATATTACTCCAATTTGGGCAGTGCCCATTTTAATCAAGTTGTTACTCTGTATCAAAAGCTGCAGTGTTGTGACTTAAGGATCGGTACCTTTGTGTACCCTGTCTTGATCAAATCTGCCGGCAGTAAAGGAATTGAGTTCCATGCCCATGTCCTGAAATTGGGTCTTGCTTCTGATCCCTACATTCGCAATGCCATCATGGGTTTGTATGCAAAATATGGCCCGGTTGAGAACGCCAGAGATGTGTTTGCTGAAATGCATGAGAGAACTCTTGCAGATTGGAATAATATGATCTTTGGGTACTGGAACTGGGGGAATAAAGCTGAAGCGTGCAGACTCTTTGATATGATGCCCGAGAGGAATGTTGTCACTTGGACTGCTATGGTTACTGGGTATGCTAGGATGAAGGATTTGGAGAATGCAAGGAGGTATTTTGATGAAATTCCAGAGAAAAATGTTGTATCCTGGAATGCAATGCTCTCCGCTTATGCTCAGAACAGATTTCCAGAGGAGGCTTTAAAATTGTTTGATGATATGATGAACTCCAGGGATCAACCAAATGAAACTACTTGGGCAATTGTCATTTCAGCATGTTCGTCATGTGGTGATTGCTCCCTTGCTGATTCATTTGTTCAAAAGCTCAACCAGAAGCGGATACATTTAAGTTATTTTGCCAAGACAGCGCTGCTTGATATGTATGCAAAGCGTGGGAGCCTCCAGGCTGCTAGACAAGTTTTTGATGAATTGGGGGTGTCTAGGAACACTGTTACCTGGAATGCCATGATATCAGCTTATACAAGGGTTGGGGATTTGGCTTCAGCTAGAGAGCTCTTTGATAAGATGCTAGAAAGGGATGTTGTCACATGGAACTCGATGATTTCTGGTTATGCTCAAAATGGGCAGTCAGCTCTTGCAATTGATCTCTTTAAAGATATGATTACTGCTGCTGATGATCCCAAACCAGATGAGGTAACTATGGTGAGTGTCATCTCCGCATGTGGACATCTTGGAGCCTTAGACATAGGAAATTGGGTTATCAGTATTGTCAGGAAAAATCATATTAAGCTAAGCATATCAGGATACAATTCTTTGATATTCTTGTACTCCAAGTGTGGAAGCATGGATGATGCCAAGAGGACATTCCAAGAAATGACAACAAGAGATGTGGTTTCCTACAACACATTGATTGCAGGGTTTGCAGCTCATGGTCATGGAATGGAAGCTGTCAAACTACTGTCGAAGATGAAAGGAGAATTTGTTGAACCGGACCGTGTAACATATATTGTTATTCTTACGGCATGTAGCCATGCAGGGATGTTAGAAGAAGGTTGGAAGGTTTTTGAGTCAATCAAAGCTCCTGATGCCGATCATTATGCCTGTGTGATTGATTTGTTAGGTCGAGTGGGTAAACTAGAtgaagcaaaaaaaattatcgaTGACATGCCGAAGGAGCCACATGCTGGGGTTTATGGGTCTCTTTTAAATGCTAGCCGAATTCACAAAAGAATCGATCTTGGGGAGTTTGCTGCAAGCACGCTCTTTGAGCTTGAACCACATAATTCAGGAAACTACATTTTACTTTCAAACATATATGCCTCAGCAGGCAGGTGGGATGATGTGGTGAGAGTTAGAGAATTAATGAGAAAAGTAGGGGTGAAAAAGGCAACTGGGTGGAGTTGGGTTGAATACAAAGGTAAGTTGCACAAGTTCATTGTGGGAGACAGATCACATGAGCGGTCAGACGATGTTTATAGGCTATTGGCGGAATTAGGGAGGAAAATGCGAAATTCTGGGTACATGGCTGATAAGACCTGTGTGCTAAGAGAtgttgaggaggaggagaaagaagagatgGTGGGTACTCACAGTGAAAAGTTAGCAGTTTGCTTCGCTCTTCTGGTTACTGATGCAGAGGCAGTGATTAGGGTAGTGAAGAATCTGAGGGTGTGCTGGGATTGCCATACAGCTATGAAGATGATATCTAACTTGGAGGGAAGGAAAATTATTTTGAGGGATAATAACAGGTTTCACTGCTTCAGTGATGGGATATGTTCTTGCGGAGACTATTGGTAACCTGTACCAATAAACTTGCCATTTTCATGCTAATGAGGACACACCTAATGGCTTAATGATGCTCTTGCAACATCAAGTAACAACAGCTTACAAGGTGTTATTTAGATGGATCCATTTATTTGTTCgtttagtcttttttttttttctctctttctttcttcttcttcttctaagaGGAATTGCAAATGAAAGATGACATCAAGGTGCAAATTAATGACTGAATTCTTA
The window above is part of the Prunus dulcis chromosome 1, ALMONDv2, whole genome shotgun sequence genome. Proteins encoded here:
- the LOC117614797 gene encoding pentatricopeptide repeat-containing protein At1g14470, with the protein product MSQLDSLACKISNLSQLRQFHAQLIQNSLHHHSQWASLLISQCTRLRAPPPYTRLIFDSTPRPDIHVFISMLKYYSNLGSAHFNQVVTLYQKLQCCDLRIGTFVYPVLIKSAGSKGIEFHAHVLKLGLASDPYIRNAIMGLYAKYGPVENARDVFAEMHERTLADWNNMIFGYWNWGNKAEACRLFDMMPERNVVTWTAMVTGYARMKDLENARRYFDEIPEKNVVSWNAMLSAYAQNRFPEEALKLFDDMMNSRDQPNETTWAIVISACSSCGDCSLADSFVQKLNQKRIHLSYFAKTALLDMYAKRGSLQAARQVFDELGVSRNTVTWNAMISAYTRVGDLASARELFDKMLERDVVTWNSMISGYAQNGQSALAIDLFKDMITAADDPKPDEVTMVSVISACGHLGALDIGNWVISIVRKNHIKLSISGYNSLIFLYSKCGSMDDAKRTFQEMTTRDVVSYNTLIAGFAAHGHGMEAVKLLSKMKGEFVEPDRVTYIVILTACSHAGMLEEGWKVFESIKAPDADHYACVIDLLGRVGKLDEAKKIIDDMPKEPHAGVYGSLLNASRIHKRIDLGEFAASTLFELEPHNSGNYILLSNIYASAGRWDDVVRVRELMRKVGVKKATGWSWVEYKGKLHKFIVGDRSHERSDDVYRLLAELGRKMRNSGYMADKTCVLRDVEEEEKEEMVGTHSEKLAVCFALLVTDAEAVIRVVKNLRVCWDCHTAMKMISNLEGRKIILRDNNRFHCFSDGICSCGDYW